The following coding sequences are from one Seonamhaeicola sp. ML3 window:
- a CDS encoding thioesterase family protein, producing MKFDEIQIRVRYGETDQMGVVYHGNYALYLEMGRIEWLRKMGISYKSMEENGIMLPVVSLKINYKKSAGYDDVINVKTQLKNRPTAKIEFNYEITNEKGEVLTTASTTLVFIDKETNRPTRAPKYILDVVDRLY from the coding sequence AAATACAAATAAGGGTGAGATATGGTGAAACAGACCAAATGGGTGTAGTATACCATGGTAATTACGCGTTATACCTTGAAATGGGACGAATTGAGTGGCTTAGGAAGATGGGAATTTCATACAAATCCATGGAAGAAAACGGTATCATGCTTCCAGTTGTTTCTTTAAAGATAAATTATAAAAAATCAGCAGGTTATGACGATGTAATTAATGTAAAAACTCAACTTAAAAACAGGCCAACCGCTAAGATTGAATTTAACTATGAAATTACAAATGAAAAAGGTGAAGTTTTAACTACAGCAAGTACAACTTTAGTTTTTATAGATAAAGAAACGAATAGACCAACTAGAGCTCCAAAGTATATTTTGGATGTCGTAGATAGGTTATATTAA
- a CDS encoding HAD family phosphatase, producing MISTIIFDFGNVFINLNDAYTIDYIKHFESSEHFDDIIKTNLLFEKGEISKDTFLANYQYYFPEQSKGDIISKWNSILADFPKHRLNFLKDLKENASYKLILLSNTNEIHIDWIKENIPFFEEFKNCFYKFYLSHEINLRKPDESIFKYVLNKNNLNAESCLFVDDNKSNIETAKNLNFHSWHINPKTEDVSTLFNTKSYLF from the coding sequence ATGATTAGCACCATTATTTTTGATTTCGGTAACGTATTCATAAACTTAAATGATGCCTACACAATAGACTATATCAAGCATTTTGAATCTTCCGAACATTTTGATGACATCATAAAAACCAATCTCTTGTTTGAAAAAGGAGAAATTTCAAAGGATACTTTTTTGGCAAATTACCAATATTATTTCCCAGAACAATCCAAAGGTGACATTATTAGCAAGTGGAATTCTATCTTAGCAGATTTCCCAAAGCATAGATTAAACTTTTTAAAGGATTTAAAAGAAAACGCCTCTTATAAATTAATCTTGTTAAGCAACACAAACGAAATTCATATCGACTGGATTAAAGAAAACATCCCTTTCTTTGAAGAGTTCAAGAATTGTTTTTACAAATTTTACCTTTCTCATGAAATTAATTTAAGAAAACCTGATGAGAGTATTTTCAAATATGTACTAAACAAAAACAACCTAAATGCTGAATCATGTCTTTTTGTTGACGACAACAAAAGTAATATTGAAACTGCAAAAAATTTGAACTTTCACTCGTGGCACATAAACCCAAAAACCGAAGACGTTTCAACATTATTCAACACTAAAAGTTACTTGTTTTAA
- a CDS encoding YigZ family protein encodes MKEQDTYQTITSITGSILFKDKNSKFIGYAYPVANEDEVKKHIEALKKEHHAARHWCYAYRIGTESFLFRANDDGEPSNSAGMPIYNQIQSFDVTNILIVVVRYFGGVKLGVSGLINAYKTTAQLTLESSTIVEKTINVDFLVSFGYKNMNTVMRIVKERNLKITNQNMEMDCEIIISVRKKDAEATYNNFNRLYEVTIKAL; translated from the coding sequence TTGAAAGAACAGGACACTTATCAAACCATAACCTCAATAACTGGAAGCATTTTGTTTAAGGACAAAAACAGTAAATTTATTGGTTATGCCTACCCTGTTGCAAATGAAGATGAGGTTAAGAAGCACATCGAAGCTCTAAAGAAAGAACATCATGCAGCTCGCCATTGGTGTTATGCTTACAGAATTGGCACAGAATCCTTTTTATTTAGAGCCAATGATGATGGCGAACCCAGCAATTCTGCAGGTATGCCCATTTATAATCAAATCCAATCTTTTGATGTTACCAATATTCTAATTGTGGTAGTTCGTTATTTTGGCGGCGTTAAACTTGGTGTTAGCGGACTAATCAATGCTTACAAAACCACAGCTCAACTTACTTTAGAATCATCTACTATTGTTGAAAAAACAATTAATGTCGACTTTTTAGTTTCTTTTGGTTACAAAAACATGAATACAGTAATGCGTATTGTAAAAGAACGAAACTTAAAAATAACCAATCAAAATATGGAAATGGATTGTGAGATTATAATATCGGTAAGAAAAAAAGATGCCGAGGCCACCTATAATAATTTCAATAGACTATACGAAGTAACAATAAAAGCGCTTTAA